A window of Streptomyces caniferus contains these coding sequences:
- a CDS encoding ABC transporter ATP-binding protein has translation MTHSATPQSSGGDVRLHGISKTYGSFTAVHPLDLTVPAGSFFALLGASGCGKTTTLRMIAGLEEPTTGTVELSGRDVTVLPPYKRQVNTVFQNYALFPHLDIYENVAFGLRRRGIKSVKKQVEEMLDLVQLGPMARRKPQQLSGGQQQRVAVARALINHPQVLLLDEPLGALDLKLRRQMQLELKRIQTEVGITFVHVTHDQEEAMTMADTVAVMNGGRVEQLGAPADLYENPATTFVANFLGTSNLIEAEVVEAGSEELLLKAGDAKLRLPAGRCSATARTGEKVLAGFRPEKVTLAHADDAGTIADGRNRLPARIKDASFIGVSTQYVIEAPGLGELAVYEQNIERDGRLVPGAEVVLHWSPAHTFGLDAAQDMQAGADLDEEAA, from the coding sequence ATGACCCACTCCGCGACCCCCCAGAGCAGTGGCGGCGACGTCCGCCTCCACGGGATAAGCAAGACCTACGGCTCCTTCACCGCCGTCCATCCGCTCGACCTGACCGTCCCCGCGGGCTCCTTCTTCGCGCTGCTGGGCGCCTCGGGCTGCGGCAAGACCACCACCCTGCGCATGATCGCCGGGCTGGAGGAGCCCACCACCGGCACCGTCGAACTGTCGGGCCGGGACGTCACCGTCCTGCCGCCGTACAAGCGGCAGGTCAACACCGTCTTCCAGAACTACGCGCTCTTCCCGCACCTGGACATCTACGAGAACGTCGCCTTCGGCCTGCGCCGCCGCGGCATCAAGTCCGTCAAGAAGCAGGTCGAGGAGATGCTCGACCTCGTCCAGCTCGGTCCGATGGCGCGCCGCAAGCCCCAGCAGCTCTCCGGCGGCCAGCAGCAGCGCGTCGCGGTCGCCCGCGCGCTGATCAACCACCCGCAGGTACTGCTGCTCGACGAGCCGCTGGGCGCCCTCGACCTCAAACTGCGCCGCCAGATGCAGCTGGAGCTCAAGCGCATCCAGACCGAGGTCGGCATCACCTTCGTGCACGTCACCCACGACCAGGAGGAGGCCATGACGATGGCCGACACCGTGGCCGTGATGAACGGCGGCCGGGTCGAACAGCTCGGCGCCCCCGCCGACCTCTACGAGAACCCCGCCACCACCTTCGTCGCCAACTTCCTGGGCACCTCCAACCTCATCGAGGCCGAGGTCGTCGAGGCCGGCAGCGAGGAGCTGCTCCTCAAGGCCGGTGACGCCAAGCTGCGGCTGCCCGCCGGCCGGTGCAGCGCCACGGCCCGCACCGGCGAGAAGGTGCTCGCCGGCTTCCGGCCCGAGAAGGTGACCCTGGCGCACGCCGACGACGCCGGGACCATCGCCGACGGCCGCAACCGGCTGCCCGCCCGCATCAAGGACGCCAGCTTCATCGGGGTCTCCACCCAGTACGTGATCGAGGCTCCGGGCCTGGGCGAACTCGCCGTCTACGAGCAGAACATCGAACGCGACGGGCGGCTGGTCCCCGGCGCCGAGGTCGTCCTGCACTGGAGCCCCGCGCACACCTTCGGACTGGACGCCGCCCAGGACATGCAGGCGGGCGCGGACCTCGACGAGGAGGCCGCGTGA
- a CDS encoding NAD(P)/FAD-dependent oxidoreductase has product MARAAMTPSAAHALADAEPTPFWLADKDRPAALPALVGDETCDLLVVGGGYSGLWTALIAKERDPQRDVVLIEGAEIGWAASGRNGGFCAASLTHGLGNGLARWPNELATLEELGIRNLDAIEETVARYDIDCAFERTGEIDIATEPYQVAELKEFAEDAAGLGLDRHTFLDEDALRAEVDSPTFRAGLWDRDGVAMINPARLAWGLKQACLGLGVRIYERTRATDLASEGMGMAVRTPYGRVFARHVALGTNAFPSLVKRIRPYIVPVYDHALMTEPLSEEQLAAIGWKNRQGLSDSNNHFHYFRITEDNRILWGGYDIVYRYGGGVRAEFDHHPATYEKLARHFFRCFPQLEGLRFTHTWGGAIDTCSRFSAFFGTAHAGRVAYAAGYTGLGVGATRFGADVMLDLLAGERTERTELEMVRSKPLPFPPEPLRWAGIGITQWSMTRADTHGGRRNLWLKAMDKVGLGFDS; this is encoded by the coding sequence ATGGCACGAGCTGCCATGACCCCGTCCGCCGCGCATGCGCTCGCGGACGCCGAACCCACCCCCTTCTGGCTTGCCGACAAGGACCGCCCGGCCGCCCTGCCCGCCCTCGTCGGCGACGAGACCTGCGATCTGCTCGTCGTCGGCGGCGGCTACTCGGGGCTGTGGACCGCGCTGATCGCCAAGGAGCGCGACCCCCAGCGCGATGTCGTCCTCATCGAGGGCGCCGAGATCGGCTGGGCGGCCTCCGGACGCAACGGCGGCTTCTGCGCCGCCTCCCTCACCCATGGCCTCGGCAACGGCCTGGCCCGCTGGCCGAACGAGCTGGCCACCCTCGAAGAGCTCGGCATCCGCAACCTCGACGCCATCGAGGAGACCGTCGCCCGCTACGACATCGACTGCGCCTTCGAGCGCACCGGTGAGATCGACATCGCCACCGAGCCCTACCAGGTCGCCGAACTCAAGGAGTTCGCGGAGGACGCCGCGGGGCTCGGCCTCGACCGGCACACCTTCCTCGACGAGGACGCCCTGCGCGCCGAGGTCGACTCGCCGACCTTCCGCGCCGGCCTGTGGGACCGCGATGGCGTCGCCATGATCAACCCGGCCCGCCTCGCCTGGGGCCTGAAGCAGGCCTGTCTGGGACTCGGCGTCCGCATCTACGAGCGCACCCGGGCCACCGACCTCGCCTCCGAAGGCATGGGCATGGCCGTCCGCACGCCCTACGGCCGGGTCTTCGCCCGCCATGTCGCGCTCGGCACCAACGCCTTCCCGTCACTGGTCAAGCGGATCCGCCCGTACATCGTCCCGGTCTACGACCACGCCCTGATGACGGAGCCGCTCTCCGAGGAACAGCTCGCCGCCATCGGCTGGAAGAACCGCCAGGGCCTCTCGGACTCCAACAACCACTTCCACTACTTCCGCATCACCGAGGACAACCGCATCCTGTGGGGCGGCTACGACATCGTCTACCGCTACGGCGGCGGCGTACGTGCCGAGTTCGACCACCACCCGGCCACGTACGAGAAGCTCGCCCGGCACTTCTTCCGCTGCTTCCCGCAGTTGGAGGGGCTGCGCTTCACCCACACCTGGGGCGGCGCCATCGACACCTGCTCCCGTTTCTCGGCCTTCTTCGGCACCGCGCACGCGGGCCGGGTCGCCTATGCCGCCGGCTACACCGGCCTCGGGGTGGGCGCCACCCGCTTCGGTGCCGACGTGATGCTCGACCTGCTCGCCGGGGAGCGCACCGAACGTACGGAGCTGGAGATGGTCCGCAGCAAGCCGCTCCCCTTCCCGCCCGAGCCGCTGCGGTGGGCCGGCATCGGGATCACCCAGTGGTCCATGACCCGGGCCGACACCCATGGCGGCCGCCGCAACCTGTGGCTGAAGGCCATGGACAAGGTGGGGCTGGGCTTCGACAGCTGA
- a CDS encoding ATP/GTP-binding protein: MDTEGTHDAHDTRSDQVPRPAAPPDVPPRPSTPPRFPDPSVAGGRVAGAGSSARTGDASQSPFMAWLSTPRVLAGPGVWAFGHKPKPKDEPHKIAVPQLIAGAVISFLCAWLIWSLLMNDYLGPYWKWPREVMLPDAWKTGNANIVSSYVYMTIVLGAIVIVFGRVGRWPTLFRRLLVPPANRVWDRLPSWLAPKDPGSLPGGQLVARAVLTLVLVWFLWQWCIDKTTDSSILMLQLENLTPVSGQRESYFYYATSYSLFDLGVLLVVFSRFACLSELRRRYGASGRRGTSGGTKTTEATARVLEVDQAEWAALRTAGAPAAADRLAHEARSGLMNDVDHVRISRAWQSVRVQPSRLQAFVDSVQKSGAAACLHPSGARDLVTRTAQHDLLTSQVRIGTASEDVRNPYDRRGTGCALEPDVLGTSLLAVGPPGSGKTTRLVRPLVEALCLQALAGRAAIVSVGTAATVPAPDDAFDAVIRVGHRDADCDLDLYGGTTDPDEAAGILAEALVGDVAATLPGGNGRRATTVLGQLLGPFRVAHGRFPGVAELRELLDGSQGALAGLRTVLEAAGEHSALRELDARDRQAERSGDVGVLLADRIALLDRPAFAGFFDPTGRSRQVSLRSLDHPLRVRIDLPERGHAEASRILARLVLAQFTECAVARSDRSVFACLVLDDASHVITQEALRGLQRLRSANAGVVLTLRALDDVPESLRGALLGAVGCRMAFAGVTTWDGARFAEVWGKAWVETRDVTDRQIVSDEPFTKVMHSIRRLVTGKNVTAKAVTVRTVERERWSASDLANSVPPGHAVLSVTSVGGEHAPPVLVDLRA, encoded by the coding sequence ATGGACACCGAGGGCACGCACGACGCACACGACACCCGTTCCGACCAGGTCCCACGCCCGGCGGCACCCCCAGATGTGCCGCCGCGACCCAGCACGCCGCCGCGCTTCCCCGATCCCTCCGTCGCGGGCGGCCGGGTTGCGGGGGCTGGCTCCTCCGCGCGAACCGGCGATGCGTCGCAGTCGCCTTTCATGGCCTGGCTGAGCACTCCGCGTGTACTGGCGGGGCCGGGGGTCTGGGCCTTCGGGCACAAACCCAAGCCAAAGGACGAGCCGCATAAGATTGCGGTGCCTCAGCTCATTGCCGGGGCAGTCATCTCGTTCCTGTGCGCATGGCTGATCTGGTCGCTGCTGATGAACGATTACCTCGGCCCCTACTGGAAGTGGCCGCGCGAGGTGATGCTGCCCGATGCGTGGAAGACGGGCAATGCCAACATCGTCTCGTCGTACGTGTACATGACGATTGTTCTCGGTGCGATCGTCATCGTCTTCGGGCGGGTGGGGCGCTGGCCCACGCTGTTTCGCCGACTGCTCGTGCCGCCGGCGAATCGCGTATGGGACAGGCTTCCTTCGTGGCTGGCACCCAAGGACCCCGGTTCGCTCCCGGGAGGCCAGTTGGTCGCACGTGCGGTCCTGACTCTGGTGCTCGTGTGGTTTCTCTGGCAGTGGTGCATCGACAAGACCACCGACTCGTCCATCCTGATGCTGCAGCTGGAGAATCTGACACCGGTGTCGGGGCAGCGGGAATCGTATTTCTACTACGCCACCAGTTATTCACTGTTCGACCTGGGGGTGCTGCTGGTTGTCTTCAGCCGGTTCGCCTGCCTGTCGGAACTACGGCGTCGTTACGGCGCGTCGGGCCGGCGCGGCACCTCAGGTGGCACCAAGACAACGGAGGCCACCGCGCGGGTGCTCGAGGTGGACCAGGCCGAGTGGGCCGCCCTTCGTACTGCCGGCGCTCCGGCGGCGGCCGACCGTTTGGCTCATGAGGCGCGGTCCGGGCTCATGAACGATGTCGATCATGTGCGGATCAGCCGTGCCTGGCAGTCCGTACGCGTCCAGCCGAGCCGGCTCCAGGCATTCGTCGACAGTGTCCAGAAAAGTGGTGCCGCCGCATGCCTGCACCCTTCCGGAGCGCGCGATCTGGTGACGCGCACCGCACAGCATGACCTTCTGACCTCCCAGGTTCGTATCGGTACGGCATCCGAAGACGTGCGCAACCCGTATGACCGGCGTGGCACGGGGTGTGCGCTCGAACCGGACGTGCTCGGCACCTCGTTGCTGGCGGTCGGCCCGCCCGGGTCGGGAAAGACAACGCGCCTGGTGCGCCCGCTGGTTGAGGCCTTGTGCTTGCAGGCACTCGCCGGGCGCGCCGCCATTGTGTCCGTCGGGACGGCTGCGACGGTGCCCGCGCCCGATGACGCCTTCGACGCCGTGATCAGGGTCGGTCACCGTGACGCGGACTGCGACCTGGACCTGTACGGCGGCACGACCGACCCGGACGAGGCCGCCGGGATCCTGGCCGAGGCGCTCGTGGGGGACGTGGCGGCGACGTTGCCCGGAGGCAACGGGCGGCGGGCGACGACCGTACTGGGGCAGTTGCTGGGACCATTTCGGGTGGCGCACGGCAGGTTTCCCGGGGTCGCGGAGCTTCGGGAACTGCTGGACGGGTCGCAGGGGGCGCTGGCGGGGCTGCGGACCGTGCTCGAGGCAGCCGGCGAGCACAGCGCGCTGCGGGAGCTGGACGCGCGGGACCGCCAGGCGGAGCGGTCCGGGGATGTCGGGGTGCTGCTCGCGGACCGGATCGCGTTGCTGGACCGCCCGGCGTTCGCGGGTTTCTTCGATCCGACCGGGCGCTCGCGCCAGGTGTCACTGCGTTCCCTGGACCATCCGCTGCGGGTACGGATCGATCTGCCCGAGCGCGGACATGCGGAGGCTTCGCGGATTCTGGCGCGGTTGGTGCTCGCGCAGTTCACGGAGTGCGCGGTGGCGCGGTCGGACCGATCGGTCTTCGCCTGTCTGGTCCTTGACGATGCGTCGCATGTGATCACGCAGGAGGCGTTGCGTGGACTGCAGCGCCTGCGGTCGGCGAATGCGGGCGTAGTGCTGACGCTGAGGGCGCTGGACGACGTACCGGAGTCATTGCGTGGCGCGCTGCTCGGCGCGGTCGGCTGCCGGATGGCGTTCGCGGGCGTGACGACCTGGGACGGAGCGCGGTTCGCTGAGGTGTGGGGCAAGGCCTGGGTGGAGACGCGGGACGTCACCGACCGGCAGATCGTCTCCGACGAGCCGTTCACCAAAGTCATGCACTCGATCCGGCGGCTGGTCACGGGGAAGAACGTCACCGCCAAGGCCGTCACCGTCCGCACCGTGGAGCGTGAGCGCTGGTCCGCCTCGGATCTGGCCAATTCCGTTCCGCCCGGGCATGCGGTGCTCTCGGTGACCTCGGTGGGCGGGGAGCATGCGCCGCCGGTGCTGGTGGACCTGCGGGCCTGA
- a CDS encoding ABC transporter permease, whose translation MAVHETTEATAARTPNRGPRWLRRHLITIAGLCTLGYLVLPNLVVMVFSFNKPNGRFNYQWQRFSTDAWSDPCGVADLCGSLGLSLQLALWATVGATVLGTMIAFALARYRFRARAGVNTLIFLPMAMPEVVMAASLATLFLNMGIQFGFWTILIAHIMFCLSFVVTAVKARVMSMDPRLEQAAQDLYATPVQTFLRVTLPIAAPGIAAGALLSFALSFDDFIITNFNAGSTVTFPMFVWGSAQRGTPVQINVIGTAMFLLAVLCVVVGQLADARRKRSKRS comes from the coding sequence ATGGCCGTCCACGAGACCACCGAAGCCACCGCGGCCCGCACCCCGAACCGGGGCCCGCGCTGGCTGCGCCGCCACCTCATCACGATCGCGGGCCTGTGCACGCTGGGCTACCTGGTCCTGCCCAACCTCGTGGTGATGGTCTTCTCCTTCAACAAGCCCAACGGCCGCTTCAACTACCAGTGGCAGCGCTTCTCCACGGACGCCTGGAGCGATCCGTGCGGCGTCGCCGACCTGTGCGGCTCGCTCGGCCTGAGCCTCCAGCTCGCGCTGTGGGCCACCGTCGGCGCGACCGTCCTCGGCACCATGATCGCGTTCGCGCTGGCCCGCTACCGCTTCCGCGCCCGCGCCGGCGTGAACACCCTGATCTTCCTGCCGATGGCGATGCCCGAGGTCGTCATGGCCGCCTCGCTGGCGACCCTCTTCCTCAACATGGGCATCCAGTTCGGCTTCTGGACGATCCTCATCGCCCACATCATGTTCTGCCTGAGCTTCGTGGTCACCGCCGTCAAGGCCCGGGTGATGAGCATGGACCCGCGCCTCGAACAGGCCGCCCAGGACCTCTACGCCACACCCGTGCAGACCTTCCTGCGGGTGACGCTGCCCATCGCCGCCCCCGGTATCGCGGCCGGCGCCCTGCTGTCCTTCGCCCTGTCCTTCGACGACTTCATCATCACCAACTTCAACGCCGGCTCCACCGTCACCTTCCCCATGTTCGTCTGGGGATCGGCGCAGCGCGGCACGCCCGTTCAGATCAACGTCATCGGCACGGCGATGTTCCTGCTCGCCGTGTTGTGCGTAGTCGTCGGCCAGCTGGCCGACGCCCGCCGCAAGAGGAGCAAGAGGAGCTGA
- the gabT gene encoding 4-aminobutyrate--2-oxoglutarate transaminase, which produces MTELSGGPALPQERRVVTAIPGPKSQELWARKQATVAAGVGAVLPVFVKRAGGGVLEDVDGNSLIDFGSGIAVTSVGNSAEAVVRRATAQLQAFTHTCAMVAPYEPYIEVCEQLAELTPGDHEKKSALFNSGAEAVENAVKIARVHTKRQAVVVFDHGYHGRTNLTMALTSKNMPYKHGFGPFAPEVYRVPVAYPYRWLTGPENCAQEAADQAISQITKQIGAENVAAIIIEPVLGEGGFIEPAKGFLPAIANFAKENGIVFVADEIQSGFCRTGQWFACEDEGIVPDLITTAKGIAGGLPLAAVTGRAEIMDAAHAGGLGGTYGGNPVACAAALGSIETMREQDLNAKARRIGEVMKARLTAIAEKYDIIGEVRGRGAMIAIELVKSGSKDPNPEATAALAKACHQEGLLVLTTGTYGNVLRFLPPLVIGEDLLNEGLDILEGAFTAL; this is translated from the coding sequence ATGACCGAACTGTCCGGAGGCCCGGCCCTCCCCCAGGAGCGTCGCGTCGTCACCGCGATCCCCGGCCCGAAGTCGCAGGAGCTGTGGGCTCGTAAGCAGGCCACGGTCGCCGCCGGCGTCGGCGCCGTGCTGCCCGTCTTCGTCAAGCGCGCGGGCGGTGGCGTCCTGGAGGACGTGGACGGGAACTCCCTGATCGACTTCGGCTCCGGCATCGCGGTGACCTCGGTCGGCAACAGCGCGGAGGCGGTCGTCCGCCGGGCCACCGCGCAGCTCCAGGCCTTCACCCACACCTGTGCCATGGTGGCGCCGTACGAGCCGTACATCGAGGTCTGTGAGCAGCTGGCGGAGCTGACGCCGGGCGATCACGAGAAGAAGTCGGCGCTGTTCAACTCCGGCGCTGAGGCCGTCGAGAACGCCGTCAAGATCGCCCGTGTGCACACCAAGCGCCAGGCGGTCGTCGTCTTCGACCACGGCTACCACGGCCGTACGAACCTCACGATGGCGCTCACCTCCAAGAACATGCCGTACAAGCACGGCTTCGGCCCGTTCGCGCCCGAGGTCTACCGCGTCCCGGTGGCCTACCCCTACCGCTGGCTGACCGGCCCGGAGAACTGTGCGCAGGAGGCCGCGGACCAGGCCATCTCGCAGATCACCAAGCAGATCGGCGCGGAGAACGTCGCGGCGATCATCATCGAGCCGGTGCTCGGCGAGGGCGGCTTCATCGAGCCGGCCAAGGGCTTCCTGCCCGCCATCGCGAACTTCGCGAAGGAGAACGGCATCGTCTTCGTCGCGGACGAGATCCAGTCCGGCTTCTGCCGTACCGGCCAGTGGTTCGCGTGCGAGGACGAGGGCATCGTCCCGGACCTGATCACCACCGCCAAGGGCATCGCGGGCGGTCTGCCGCTGGCCGCGGTCACCGGCCGCGCCGAGATCATGGACGCCGCGCACGCGGGCGGCCTGGGCGGCACCTACGGCGGCAACCCCGTGGCCTGCGCCGCGGCCCTGGGCTCGATCGAGACCATGCGCGAGCAGGACCTGAACGCCAAGGCACGCCGGATCGGCGAGGTCATGAAGGCCCGCCTGACCGCGATCGCGGAGAAGTACGACATCATCGGCGAGGTCCGCGGCCGCGGCGCGATGATCGCGATCGAGCTGGTCAAGTCCGGCTCCAAGGACCCGAACCCGGAGGCGACCGCCGCGCTGGCCAAGGCCTGCCACCAGGAGGGCCTGCTGGTCCTGACCACCGGTACGTACGGCAACGTGCTGCGCTTCCTGCCGCCGCTGGTCATCGGCGAGGACCTGCTGAACGAGGGTCTGGACATCCTCGAGGGCGCCTTCACCGCGCTCTGA
- a CDS encoding ABC transporter permease, protein MTTTETPAPPDGQAAAAAPGIHKTPARKRLVPYWLLLPGILWLIVFFAAPLVYQASTSIQTGSLEEGFKVTWHFATYWDALGEYWPQFVRSVLYAATATVLCLLLGYPLAYLIAFKAGRWRNVVMILVIAPFFTSFLIRTLAWKTILADGGPVVGVLNSLHVLDVTSWLGLTEGQRVLATPLAVVCGLTYNFLPFMVLPLYTSLERIDPRLHEAAGDLYARPSTTFRRVTFPLSMPGVVAGTLLTFIPAAGDYINAELLGSTDQKMIGNVIQSQFLRVLDYPTAAALSFLLMAAILAMVTIYIRKSGTEDLV, encoded by the coding sequence GTGACCACGACCGAGACGCCCGCGCCACCGGACGGGCAGGCAGCGGCCGCGGCCCCCGGCATCCACAAGACCCCCGCCCGCAAGCGCCTCGTCCCCTACTGGCTGCTGCTCCCCGGCATCCTGTGGCTGATCGTCTTCTTCGCCGCCCCGCTCGTCTACCAGGCGTCGACCTCGATCCAGACCGGCTCCCTCGAAGAGGGCTTCAAGGTCACCTGGCACTTCGCGACGTACTGGGACGCGCTCGGCGAGTACTGGCCGCAGTTCGTCCGCTCCGTGCTCTACGCCGCCACCGCCACCGTGCTCTGCCTGCTCCTGGGCTATCCGCTGGCCTACCTCATCGCGTTCAAGGCCGGGCGCTGGCGGAACGTCGTGATGATCCTGGTCATCGCCCCGTTCTTCACCAGCTTCCTGATCCGTACCCTCGCCTGGAAGACGATCCTGGCCGACGGCGGACCGGTCGTCGGCGTCCTGAACTCGCTGCACGTCCTGGACGTCACCAGCTGGCTGGGCCTCACCGAAGGACAGCGGGTGCTCGCCACCCCGCTCGCCGTCGTCTGCGGACTGACCTACAACTTCCTGCCGTTCATGGTCCTGCCGCTCTACACCTCGCTGGAGCGCATCGACCCGCGTCTGCACGAGGCCGCCGGGGACCTCTACGCCCGGCCGTCCACCACCTTCCGCCGGGTGACCTTCCCGCTGTCCATGCCCGGTGTCGTCGCGGGCACCCTGCTCACCTTCATCCCGGCCGCCGGTGACTACATCAACGCCGAACTGCTGGGCTCCACCGACCAGAAGATGATCGGCAACGTCATCCAGTCGCAGTTCCTGCGGGTCCTGGACTACCCGACCGCCGCCGCCCTCTCCTTCCTCCTCATGGCGGCCATCCTCGCCATGGTCACGATCTACATCCGCAAGTCCGGGACGGAGGATCTGGTCTGA
- a CDS encoding PucR family transcriptional regulator has translation MPHTLASLVNHTALKLTVLAGEGHLDVPVRWAHASELIDPVPYMEGGELLLITALKLDAEDAEATRRYVRRVAEAGVVGLGFAVGVNYEGVPQPLVEAAREQGLPLLGVPRRTPFIAISKAVSAAVAADQYRAVTAGFEAQRELTRAALSAEGPAELLARLAAHLDGWAALYDASGAVVAAAPDWAARRAARLGDDVGRLRERPAPASSVVSDMDGDDRVELQSLGTGRRARGVLAVGTAAPLGTAERYAMHSAVALLTLTTERSRALQDAEQRLGAAVLKMLLAGEPDHARAVAGRLYGGLLDAPFRMVVAEAVAGEEQASPAGTGGAGVLDGLADAMDSAAARTGEAVLAVPDGGRLIVLVADGGAAADACAAYAAETDARAGARPRSRGRAGRAEAGHGEGVAVGLSAPTGPMAAANAYRQAEQALSVARRRGRALVEHEDVAAGSVLPLLADDAVRAFADGLLRALREHDARGRGDLVASLRAWLARHGQWDAAAADLGVHRHTLRYRMRRVEEILGRSLDDADVRMELWLALKATSGPQGE, from the coding sequence ATGCCGCACACCCTCGCTTCCCTGGTCAACCACACCGCGCTCAAGCTGACCGTGCTCGCGGGCGAGGGGCACCTGGACGTGCCGGTGCGCTGGGCGCACGCCAGTGAGCTGATCGATCCGGTGCCCTACATGGAGGGCGGGGAGCTGCTGCTGATCACCGCGCTCAAGCTGGACGCGGAGGACGCGGAGGCGACCCGCAGGTATGTGCGGCGGGTCGCGGAGGCAGGGGTCGTCGGGCTGGGGTTCGCGGTCGGGGTCAATTACGAGGGCGTGCCGCAGCCCCTGGTCGAGGCGGCCAGGGAGCAGGGGCTGCCGCTGCTCGGGGTGCCCCGCAGGACGCCGTTCATCGCGATCAGCAAGGCCGTCTCGGCCGCCGTGGCCGCCGATCAGTACCGCGCGGTGACCGCCGGATTCGAGGCGCAGCGGGAGCTCACCCGCGCGGCGCTGAGCGCCGAGGGGCCGGCCGAGCTGCTGGCCCGGCTCGCGGCGCATCTGGACGGCTGGGCCGCGCTCTACGACGCGTCGGGTGCGGTGGTGGCCGCCGCCCCCGACTGGGCGGCCCGCCGCGCGGCCCGGCTCGGCGACGACGTCGGGCGGCTGCGCGAGCGGCCCGCCCCCGCCAGCTCGGTCGTCAGCGACATGGACGGCGACGACCGGGTCGAACTGCAGTCGCTGGGCACCGGGCGCCGGGCCCGCGGTGTGCTCGCGGTCGGCACCGCCGCGCCGCTCGGCACGGCCGAGCGCTACGCCATGCACTCCGCGGTCGCGCTGCTCACCCTGACCACCGAGCGGTCCCGGGCACTGCAGGACGCCGAGCAGCGGCTCGGCGCCGCGGTGCTCAAGATGCTGCTCGCGGGGGAGCCGGACCATGCGCGGGCGGTCGCGGGCCGGCTCTACGGCGGGCTCCTTGACGCGCCGTTCCGGATGGTGGTCGCGGAGGCGGTGGCCGGCGAGGAGCAGGCGTCACCCGCGGGCACCGGGGGCGCGGGGGTCCTCGACGGGCTGGCCGACGCGATGGACTCCGCGGCCGCGCGGACCGGTGAGGCGGTGCTCGCCGTGCCGGACGGCGGCCGGCTGATCGTGCTGGTCGCGGACGGCGGGGCGGCCGCGGACGCCTGTGCCGCGTACGCCGCCGAGACCGACGCCCGCGCCGGTGCGCGGCCGCGGTCGCGCGGCCGGGCGGGGCGGGCCGAGGCGGGCCACGGCGAGGGCGTGGCCGTCGGGCTGTCGGCACCGACCGGGCCGATGGCCGCCGCGAACGCCTACCGCCAGGCCGAACAGGCGCTGTCGGTGGCCCGCCGGCGTGGCCGTGCGCTGGTCGAGCACGAGGACGTGGCGGCCGGGTCCGTGCTGCCGCTGCTCGCCGACGACGCGGTGCGCGCCTTCGCGGACGGGCTGCTGCGGGCGCTGCGCGAGCACGACGCCCGGGGCCGCGGTGATCTGGTGGCCTCGCTGCGCGCCTGGCTCGCCCGGCACGGCCAGTGGGACGCGGCCGCCGCCGACCTGGGCGTACACCGCCACACGCTGCGCTACCGGATGCGGCGGGTGGAGGAGATCCTGGGCCGCTCGCTGGACGATGCGGATGTCCGGATGGAGCTGTGGCTGGCGCTCAAGGCGACGTCGGGTCCGCAGGGGGAGTAG
- a CDS encoding phosphatase PAP2 family protein — translation MLFAVLTWQVACHGPLRTLDERLGRALATGSLPAGAAEFCADLGNTAVALPVLLVVMVWAGWLGWRRQRERHGAGQGGEDADQGPAPVRWWLPPLAAGLALAVVPALVVPLKLWIARPGPPQMTGDAPAFYPSGHGATAAVAYGAVGLLLIHSRRGMRTGDGATPARPHPPTAPATTTTTTTTTVAVTVAVVLLNVGVGIGLVRRGYHWPLDVLGSWCLAGVLLAAWCAVCDRWSAGSGGRAVRRRTSGGLGADGV, via the coding sequence TTGCTCTTCGCCGTGCTCACCTGGCAGGTGGCCTGCCACGGCCCGCTGCGCACCCTCGATGAACGGCTCGGCCGCGCCCTCGCCACCGGGAGCCTCCCCGCCGGGGCCGCCGAGTTCTGTGCCGATCTCGGCAATACGGCCGTGGCGCTGCCGGTGCTGTTGGTGGTCATGGTGTGGGCAGGGTGGCTGGGGTGGCGGCGACAGCGGGAGCGGCACGGAGCGGGCCAGGGCGGCGAGGACGCGGACCAGGGTCCTGCTCCGGTGCGCTGGTGGCTGCCGCCGCTCGCCGCCGGCCTCGCACTGGCCGTGGTACCCGCGCTGGTCGTCCCGCTCAAGCTCTGGATCGCCCGCCCGGGACCTCCGCAGATGACCGGCGACGCGCCCGCCTTCTACCCGTCGGGCCATGGCGCCACGGCGGCGGTGGCGTACGGAGCGGTGGGGCTGTTGCTGATCCACAGTCGCCGCGGGATGCGGACGGGCGACGGTGCGACCCCCGCCCGTCCACACCCTCCGACGGCCCCGGCCACAACCACAACCACAACCACAACGACAGTTGCCGTCACCGTCGCGGTCGTCCTGCTCAACGTGGGCGTCGGCATCGGCCTGGTGCGCCGGGGCTATCACTGGCCGCTGGACGTGCTCGGCAGCTGGTGTCTGGCCGGTGTGCTGCTCGCCGCCTGGTGCGCGGTGTGCGACCGGTGGTCCGCGGGGAGCGGGGGCCGGGCGGTGCGCCGGAGGACGTCCGGTGGGCTCGGGGCGGACGGGGTCTGA